Proteins found in one Tamandua tetradactyla isolate mTamTet1 chromosome 3, mTamTet1.pri, whole genome shotgun sequence genomic segment:
- the LOC143677471 gene encoding gamma-aminobutyric acid receptor subunit delta, protein MDAPAWLLVPLLLLCAQQHPGTRAMKDVGDYVGSNLEISWLPNLDGLVEGYARNFRPGIGGPPVNVALAIEVASIDHISEVNMEYTMTVFLHQSWRDSRLAYNHTNETLGLDSRFVDKLWLPDTFIVNAKSAWFHDVTVENKLIRLQPDGVILYSIRITSTVACDMDLAKYPMDEQECMLDLESYGYSSEDVVYYWSENQEQIHGLDKLQLAQFTLTSFHFGTELMNFKSAGQFPRLSLHFRLRRNRGVYIIQSYMPSVLLVAMSWLSFWISQAAVPARVSLGITTVLTMTTLMVSARSSLPRASAIKALDVYFWICYVFVFAALVEYAFAHFNADYRKKRKAKVKGAERPAEVDVKNAIVLFSLSAAGVHQQLAVSRRPGRVPGNLMGSYRSVEVETRTPAGTRLGGRGGLRAFFKPIDADTIDMYARAVFPVAFAAVNIVYWAAYTL, encoded by the exons AGCCATGAAAGACGTTGGTGACTATGTCGGGTCCAACCTGGAGATCTCCTGGCTCCCAAACCTGGACGGCCTGGTTGAGGGCTACGCCCGGAACTTCCGGCCAGGCATCGGAG GCCCCCCTGTGAATGTGGCTCTTGCCATCGAGGTGGCCAGTATCGACCACATCTCGGAGGTGAACATG GAGTACACCATGACCGTGTTCCTGCACCAGAGCTGGAGGGACAGCAGGTTGGCCTACAACCACACCAACGAGACCCTGGGTCTGGACAGCCGCTTTGTGGACAAGCTCTGGCTGCCGGACACCTTCATTGTCAACGCCAAGTCGGCCTGGTTCCATGACGTCACAGTGGAGAACAAGCTCATCCGCCTGCAGCCTGACGGCGTGATTCTGTACAGCATCAG AATCACCTCCACGGTGGCCTGTGACATGGACCTGGCCAAGTACCCCATGGATGAGCAGGAGTGCATGCTGGACCTGGAGAGCT ACGGCTACTCCTCCGAGGACGTTGTCTATTACTGGTCGGAAAACCAGGAGCAGATCCATGGGCTGGACAAGCTGCAGCTGGCTCAGTTCACCCTCACCAGCTTCCACTTCGGCACCGAGCTGATGAACTTCAAGTCAG CCGGCCAGTTCCCGCGGCTCAGCCTGCACTTCCGCCTCCGGAGGAACCGCGGCGTCTACATCATCCAGTCCTACATGCCGTCCGTGCTCCTGGTGGCCATGTCCTGGCTCTCCTTCTGGATCAGCCAGGCCGCAGTGCCCGCCAGGGTGTCTCTGG GGATCACCACGGTGCTCACCATGACGACGCTGATGGTCAGTGCCCGCTCGTCCCTCCCGCGGGCGTCGGCCATCAAGGCCCTGGACGTGTACTTCTGGATCTGCTACGTCTTCGTGTTCGCGGCGCTGGTGGAGTACGCCTTCGCCCACTTCAACGCCGATTACAGGAAGAAGCGCAAGGCCAAGGTCAAGGGCGCCGAGCGCCCGGCCGAG GTGGACGTGAAGAATGCCATCGTGCTGTTCTCGCTCTCCGCGGCCGGCGTCCACCAGCAACTGGCCGTCTCCAGGCGGCCCGGCCGCGTCCCCGGCAACCTCATGGGCTCCTACAGGTCAGTGGAGGTGGAGACCCGGACGCCAGCGGGGACCCGCCTGGGGGGCCGAGGGGGCCTCCGTGCGTTCTTCAAGCCCATTGACGCCGACACCATCGACATGTATGCCCGGGCCGTGTTCCCCGTGGCCTTCGCGGCGGTCAACATCGTCTACTGGGCGGCCTACACCCTGTGA